In Ascaphus truei isolate aAscTru1 chromosome 2, aAscTru1.hap1, whole genome shotgun sequence, the genomic stretch CAGATCAACATGAATTACAACAATTATCGTTCTGCACAATGATTAGTGATGCCGTATGCAGTATGTTTGTGAACTGTAAATGTATTTGGTCATCATAATATAAACatttatagaaaatatttttcaCCCTCaaggctttaaagaagccttTTACATTGCACCTGTGTAGGAACTGGAGATTAACCAGAGTAGAATGAGATGGCACCACGAATCTGTTACTCCCTGGGATAGACTTATTGAATATTTTATACTTCTTGATTAAACATAGAATTCAATTATTGCTCACCTGTCACCTCCGAGACCGCAGGTCATAAAAAGTGTCCCTGGTCAAAAAATTGACAGATTACAGCCTACAGGCCTGTCGAGGCATCTGGAGTCTCTCACAGGACAAATAATTGTGTGGTATAAGAATGTTGATGTATTAATTACACTGTGGTTTGCAATGCTAAGCAGTTCAGGTCCAAtgtgaaaaaaatgtaaatgatgTACACATTATACAATTTAGAGTCGGTAAATTAAAGTGCCAAAacccctccactgtacagtgtacactggcgacacactttattcgagctcggctagtcccacgaattcgggtatacccgggtgtattgaggtttgtgactgttttctgcccgagtgcattgaggtattttccatgcagggattgaagcattttattcccgctggctgcaatactgcacagtatatatatatatactgcattacaattcatgaatttatgccatctggtagacacgcgaagcattgcagcctattaaatcctaatcattataatttaacagatcagccgcccgtcagccaggcatgaacccaggctgggaaggcaaatgcaacggggcttgtcagaggtgaggagcggcgcattccaggtatctgccaggtacatactgggtatttgctcgaataaagtgtgtcggtgcagtatagcaaataaaaatatcactggtgagcacatttatgtctcagataggtctgcaaacttgcttttcaccattatctcttagctgcctgacaggggtgagcaaactttttatgccgagtccccctttttatccatgaaatttctcgggccccccctgcctttattaaacggtatacaatgtaaatacaaatatgtctaaggctgcgcatatagtgccggcgacgctagcaaaagttgtattttgctttcCGCCGGCGgtggcgtgggcgaccaggccattgattagttcaggggctgtcacatgaggagacagcccctgaaaaatcaaatattgccggttTAAAAAAATCACGTCGCCACGTCACACTTACTATagtgcacgcggcggcgacaatgcatttgttttcgggcgacgtcgcaggcactataagcgcagcctaaatacttacatacttcaacagctcgctcttgtaaaattaggctgcgtccacgctgccgctgagagcggtgacatcaccaactctccaagcatgagcacagggtgtcctgcataattttgcaagcacgagcggggaagtgtttacacttttttttaaattatttctgtacattcatagtatgattgatttagtggcagccgaccctctcacttgcagaggatcgcagcgaagcaggttgccagcggaggagagcaggaacacagcgctattgcagggcagacacggGAAGggggggcgtttgacatcacagcgctggggcgtgcttcTCCCCCGTATTTCCGagtcacgtggccgccacctgcactattctgtttggccgccCGCACGCATCTTTTTTGcctgcgcacccaggttttgccacacgcgccccgcctaaataatctcaatttgtgcaccgctgcaatcaatcacaacacccacacacacaatcgcaacccacacaaccaacactcaatcacaaccaacacacacactcaatcacaacacacacacagagacaaccaacaggcacagcacacacacacacacacacacacactgcacccactcaatcacaaccaacacagcacacactcaatcacaacacacacgcagtcacagtcacaacacacacaaccaacactcacataatcacaaccaacacacacaacactcaatcacaacacccacacactcaatcacaacacacaccgacagacaaccaacaggcacagcccacacaacacacactcaatcacaacacacacacacactgcagtccctatATTTTCCCTTTTACAGTGGTCTTTCCACTACCCTATCTATGCCACTGGTAATGTATACTGCAGGTTTTCTGTGTTACTCCTTTTAGTTTAGAAATGGGCTAACCCGGTCCACTAAGGTATGTCGTTTTGTAGTCTTATtttctgtaacactgtaacacctTTTTGTTAAACTAAACCTAAAATATAATAAGTACAAGTCTTGCCCTCTAATTGAAACTATTACCTTTTGAAGGGATATCCctcattttctgacacattttgctaaaTTGGTTCTTTGTTAATTTGTCTATTCTTGCGGTGGACTAGATACTGCTCAGATGTAAACAAAACTAATCCTGATGGTGGCAGTGTAATTTGGGTGTAATTAAAAAAGGTGTAACATGATTGTCCACTAGTTATGATATTAGCTAATAAGGCACCTGGTCCAATGAAATGCACCCAAAGAATCTTAAGGagctaagggcctcatgcagtaagcgacgattatgtgaaatcggcaagcttatcgattagtcatgttattggcgtttttccctctccgtatgcagtaagtgccgaatacattcaaaatcaaccagaaaacaaatccgcccactctcacgatgatgagccgatcacacacaggtgtatcggcgtgcgtggcggggtgctgttaggttgcacaatcacaaatcttgctgaatcaggcgaaacaagcatgtttttgattgcgcgccatatttaaaggcaacgtgtactgctaatcattctctgtgttgttgggagtgagagagagagagagacgcacagagctggacgattgaagatttgcatattgactgagagacttgttgtgtattgggtgagctttgtcctttgttgttttgtttacatctttgtcttgttttatatgtggaagtgggtcgtgtgattgcctgtacatttcttgtctgttttttgtgagtgctggaagtatgcccgcaaagcgtgggaagagtgatgctggtgggagtgggagtgctactcgtgcgagtacgcgtcggagtgaacgttctgttcaggggagtgatgttgctggtgcaccgagtggtgttgctgggagtgggagtgctggtgctgggagtgggagtgctgttgttgggagtgggagtgctggtgctgcgagtggtgttgctgggagtgggagtgctgttgttgggagtgggagtgctgttgctgtgagtgggagtgctggtgctgggagtgggagtgctgttgctgtgagtgggagtgctggtgctgggagtgctggtgctaggagtgtgagtgctggtgctaggagtgtgagtgctggtgctaggagtgtgagtgctggtgctaggagtgggagtgctggtgctgggagtgctgctggtggcgcagttgctgatggggtgtctggtggtggcgtgcttgctggtggccagcttttggaggctcttccattggaagaaggagagtccagtcagcaccagccaagctctgaccctaaacctgctcggaaaaaacgtgtggagaagccacgtaatcctcgcttcaatgaccaggaaaatagggctcttgtcactggcattctggagcactatgacagtctctatggacatttagtaggtaagtgtaactttacatttattattcaaatacatgtgatcctaggtcatctgagttttgttcatatgcaaatatgggtacacaatatctttctatgttcattagtgtggaaacacagctttttatcatgccttacaaggacaaataaacacaggcggtcaatttgccagaactgcatacaatatgaatgcaaccttgcttacatgtataggtttagtagtgaatgctcatgtgctgcacatattacacataaaacagcatgtttgctatctcttggaacagctagcagtgtaggaaactggtgcttatattattattaatttacctcatatcttttatatgtttttcaagggcggacaagtgcagcaagcaaaaaagaaatgtgggacacaatagtcattggtgtcaatgcctgtgggaatagtgtcagggacaagtatcattgtcggaaaagatttgatgatattaggtccaaattgaaaaagaaaatacaagaccaacgcgtgcatgctactggcactggaggtgggcccacaccacaacgtctcatattgactccattggaggagctgcttcggccaaaattacttaccgtcgtcgtggaaggcttggctggtgaccgtgacattggaatttatccgtcacaatttccagcaggtgataaatattactgtactaggcgtgtcgttgcttacagttattttgcatatttacactgctttttatactgtcttcacaatataagcatacctgcatctatatatgtatatgtctgattctgtatatatatatctcaaaatagacatatatgtagtagtcctactaaaagcagtaactaatatagcacgtgccattgcgtgctcatttacatgtgaattcccaaaatgcatagctgcagtggaagcaattgatggtgggcgaagatggggaacaacagggtagtacacatgtgtaacacatgttcatgagaaattattagtagctacaggtacagaacagaaatatgtatcatattattgtgtattttattgattttactccgacaaacatgacattactgcctattttaagcatgcatcaaagaaattgcatgtaacggcctacaaacatcactggcactaacacatctatagttgcttatgaaaaggtccatttttgctttatgtcatatacagacagcataatgaggcacacgtatcatatgttatgtcattgttttcataacttaaacactgcagatgactacttagctcatctaccattgtgttaaagcagctgcaattaatatctcatcacagcatacacttcaacagagggggtggggttcagcacacacactaattacagcctcatttcacggtcaacttagttcacaccatttgcacctgtttcaagtcattgaaaggtgtggctgattaggctttttggggaagggaatacctttcttacaacctgaatagcacaactgaagttaatcacactcatttgaaagcttaactctagctactaaatgccccaacaactcattacttatcaaagcgtacgtcacacattagttcactcatatctatagttgaactactatgaaagacacattatcacacactgcatgtgttgtcttgttgagtcacagccacattcaggtgtgccacatcttcgattaatgtaccacacatatcctctaccaaaaacaacactttttgcaatatgaccaccttcatgataaccattgtgaatggtcatctcatgatagttatgtacattatgatactgatatcactacacaacatatgatttttatgtactcatttaatctatttatcctcacgcattactgcagaaacatagtatgttgtatgttagggaactcaaaaattctaagtacacaggcatgtacagtgttattaaaactatttatgttcactttcacacacattttcggttaaggaactgatgttgttagttaatcataaatacagaacatacaataagtgtttgttcaatatttacacatgtaaatgtaaaacttatgttattgttatatatagttgcccctggaggacatgtgtcacctgagatggaacaagtgtcttcacctgggtcagccagctcaacactactagaaggtgagtgtatcatttgctggccatataatatgtgctcttctatatgttatgttgtcatgtgcattatttgttttgcacatcttctttaaataggattacttagtgtcagtgaaaattaagtgtaaggcaacatgtattgtgttagtgatgttaattatcatgtaggacttctgagtttagagcaacttttcattcattcatatttcatactgagtccaaacattattcgtaagtcaaggtagtttttaatgaggttataaaacgtatgctaacatgttaggtgttacttaggacacagtacaattacataatgacatttaataatgtgtacatttctttttagaacatcatggtgatgaggatgatgagtatgatgaggatgacgccacagaagagactgaaatacaatcatgtgaccatgaagaggtgccaatagaaactgttgtaccgccaaatcgtccatcaacttccacatacgatgcaattgtagcttcagagggaaaaatagtggacgcagaaaatcgtcgccattcagacatgatgacagtgctggaaaggatgattggactgcaggaagaaacagtatcacaattggcacatctccacagagtcttcattgaagtgcctaaacagttgcaaaaaatcaacacctcattcgaagcattagttgttcagcaaacacaagctaattactggagaatgactaatgtaccacaattcaacacctcccagccaggatctgttcatgcaggtcagttttcaccacattcatctgatattcattcaccaggcccaaatgttaccggtcaagtagcagacattgctgtgcaggttcctgatgacatcctaccgctgccatctgtacaaattcagcagcagacacctacaaaggaggcgacaaaaacaaaacaagacacacatgaaacagaccaaccatcacttgtgcagtgtctaccaacttgctcacatgtgtcactgggcacaagccctgtccgtgaacagtcactacccaaaagccctgtaggtgagtcgctgcccaaaagccctgtaggtgaatcgctgcccaaaagccctgtaggtgaatcgctgcccaaaagccctgtaggtgaatcgctgcccaaaagccctgtaggtgaatcactgcccaaaagccctgtaggtgagtcactggccacaagccctgtaggtgagtcactggccacaagccccgtaggtgaacagtcactggccacaagccctgcccgtgaagtgccagaggccactcaaagtggctctgttgtgcctaaagttggtggcaaaagaaaaaggaaaattcaagagacaacaagcaggcctgttactcgctcgcaaaaggaacaaaaaaaataaatgttataattcagaaaatatgtctttggccttgttttgttgacttcagattatctaattactattgtatgtatgctgaagactgtgttgtttccaaactttcaactatgttcttgtacacgtgaagttttggaaatgttaacactcataattaattgtgttataaatatttatgttgtaatcgtctgttcagtaatggtccaccaggagccagttgctaagtttagagaagctgccattgactttgcagcaaaacattgcatttgggtgtgttaattgatgtaagaattgcatatgcatattagtcacatgcaattattaaaacacctaagtaagtgcaaacatctttcttgtacgtgtacagcaggattatgtgtaaattattacttacctttgccttgcttggccattgtaattttgtcctttaatcagttgtgtgttcgtttctataacatctcagaatgtataataatatatatatacacacacacacacacacacacacactgagtgagtgtgagtgtgagtgtgtgagtgtgtatatatatatgtatatgtgtgtatatatatatatgtatatgtgtgtatatatatatatgtatatgtgtgtatatatatatatatgtatatgtgtgtatatatatatatgtatatgtgtgtatatatatatatgtatatgtgtgtatatatatatatgtatatgtgtgtatatatatatatatatatatatatatatatatatatatatatatatatatatatagtactatataaactggtatacacaaactaatacacttcatgcttccttgtgaaaacactattttaataatacaggcctaatgtttgagaaatatcctaagtatgagactctaacagtattgtgcttaaacaaatgtttattacttaattcaatcatgtttctcaccatttaaataggtttcatacaaggtatacttaatgccatcaatgttgtgtgtactcctgcaatataaaaaaaaaaaaaatattatatataaatatatatatatttttataagagatatatttatatatatatatatatatatatatatatatatatatatatatatatatatatatatatatatatatatatatatatatatacacacgtatttaaactcatgcagacagggagttaaccagactttcacatacacacagaaatgtaagcggggaaaaaacatttctttttgcaggtgtgtttttactgatatgcctggctaagaaatattttcacacactggtctttgttagttttcaaaaaaacactatgtgaacgcattcacagtctagggatgtttttcacaaacgagataaaagaaggagaaatgtttctcccacagtcccatatcacgaaccacaactgttaacccaattagacaaacaaatccaattggcgtttgaaataaggagtcaaagtagttacttttgttgaccttgacaaggaaaaacaggagtttgttagccattcagcacattcattttgatgagcaaataacacagacctgcacacagcttttgtgctactcagacatggctgatgaattcgttaacaatattaatccccttttagggtataagtacatgatctgtgaagccatcttgaacagtcgcggacagaaagcaagcacacgccaaatcgatgatttcattcgagcaaaatatccttattaccaagaccgtaagcatgcacggaattttaattcctcaataagattcactttatcaagtaatgacttttttgaacgtgaccaggataagctacaacacacctatggtttctggaagattgccccggaaaaacaatttatcctgaaagacggcacttatattgtcgtgaaaggcatatttattcctaatggcaatagcaatgtatccgctactactgatccgtttgaatcgatacgtgctgcaatatctgcagcctccattcctgaaacccacattgtacaagaacaaaagtactatgattatgtaccaagcctttcagctgaaaatgcattggaatgggaaccggaagaaatgaacctacctcccgaccaattatttgaagaaagcagtggcgattcctatgagcgcatcctggaggagatatgtgccatactggattcagcggttgggttaagcgtggatgaaaatggcttgcatttctggagcgaccagttgcagccaggcgaagagttaattctagaagaatggtaaatataacaatcgttatgcgttga encodes the following:
- the LOC142488566 gene encoding uncharacterized protein LOC142488566, whose translation is MWDTIVIGVNACGNSVRDKYHCRKRFDDIRSKLKKKIQDQRVHATGTGGGPTPQRLILTPLEELLRPKLLTVVVEGLAGDRDIGIYPSQFPAVAPGGHVSPEMEQVSSPGSASSTLLEEHHGDEDDEYDEDDATEETEIQSCDHEEVPIETVVPPNRPSTSTYDAIVASEGKIVDAENRRHSDMMTVLERMIGLQEETVSQLAHLHRVFIEVPKQLQKINTSFEALVVQQTQANYWRMTNVPQFNTSQPGSVHAGQFSPHSSDIHSPGPNVTGQVADIAVQVPDDILPLPSVQIQQQTPTKEATKTKQDTHETDQPSLVQCLPTCSHVSLGTSPVREQSLPKSPVGESLPKSPVGESLPKSPVGESLPKSPVGESLPKSPVGESLPKSPVGESLATSPVGESLATSPVGEQSLATSPAREVPEATQSGSVVPKVGGKRKRKIQETTSRPVTRSQKEQKK